A window from Triticum aestivum cultivar Chinese Spring chromosome 6D, IWGSC CS RefSeq v2.1, whole genome shotgun sequence encodes these proteins:
- the LOC123140693 gene encoding nucleolar protein 58, whose amino-acid sequence MDQRIGSARSPATRRPRSFDLDAPPPPAIAKQLRSSFMMDDRLMLLLFETPSGFAIFNFVAEVIEKPNALEEIWTRFILIGTAKSVVWLRNFRTFEDKSSAINQNTGVNESLTEMIMKCHFPGQRIAVGKPEYKKIIEESLKITCVYSPAVMELMWGVHIWMPSLVPREKFDLTEDERLPMSYGLKQVLSRYDCDYVNPEMLDQPIIITSYALFECDSLEEEKSDELDFLAAVIKVVSGIDTEGWGSLKIATALKKIWCPEEADNSCEIISEDEVSRLVNDADKYEP is encoded by the exons ATGGACCAACGGATCGGGTCCGCCCGTTCTCCGGCGACGAGGCGGCCACGCAGCTTCGATCTCGATGCTCCTCCTCCGCCGGCTATAGCCAAACAACTACGTTCTTCCTTCATGATGG ATGATCGTCTGATGCTGCTGCTGTTTGAGACGCCCTCTGGCTTCGCAATTTTCAATTTTGTTGCGGAGGTCATTGAAAAACCAAATGCCCTGGAG GAAATATGGACTCGCTTCATTCTGATTGGGACGGCAAAGAGT GTTGTTTGGCTGCGAAACTTTCGAACTTTTGAAGACAAGTCAAGCGCCATTAATCAAAACACCGGTGTTAATGAAAGTCTTACTGAGATGATCATGAAGTGCCACTTCCCCGGGCAGAGAATTGCTGTTGGAAAGCCGGAATATAAAAAAATCATTGAAGAAAGCCTG AAAATAACCTGCGTATATAGTCCAGCTGTGATGGAGTTAATGTGGGGCGTACATATTTGGATGCCAAGTTTGGTGCCTAGAGAAAAATTTGATCTGACTGAAGATGAACGCCTCCCGATGAGTTATGGACTGAAACAAGTGTTGAGTCGTTATGACTGTGATTATGTAAACCCTGAGATG CTCGATCAGCCAATTATTATAACGTCTTACGCCTTGTTTGAGTGTGATTCTCTTGAGGAAGAGAAGTCTGATGAATTGGACTTTTTAGCTGCTGTAATTAAGGTGGTGTCTGGCATCGACACTGAGGGTTGGGGCTCACTGAAAATTGCAACAGCTCTGAAGAAGATATGGTGTCCTGAAGAAGCTGACAATTCTTGCGAG ATCATTTCAGAAGACGAGGTATCAAGGTTGGTGAATG